A genomic segment from Cervus elaphus chromosome 14, mCerEla1.1, whole genome shotgun sequence encodes:
- the LOC122707980 gene encoding dimethylaniline monooxygenase [N-oxide-forming] 2-like isoform X2, which yields MSCFSDFPMPDDFPNFLHNSKVLEYFRIFAKKFDLLKYIQFQTTVLSVKKHPDFATSGQWVVVTENNGKEQSTVFDGVMICSGHHVFPHLPLESFPGIQKFKGQYFHSRQYKHPEGFEKKRILVIGIGNSASDIAVELCKKAAQVFISTRHGSWVLSRISEDGYPWDLTFLTRFRAMLYNIVPRIVVKWAMEKVRSQWFNHENYGLVPQNKYLSKEPVINDDLPSRILYGAIKVKSRVKELTETSAIFEDGTVEENIDIIVFATGYTVSFPFLEDLVKVENNMVSLYKFIFPPQLEKSTLACIGLIQPLGPIFPAIELQARWVTRVFKGLCTLPSERTMMEDIIKRNKKRIDWFGESKSQLLQTSYISYVDELAVEIGVKPDILSLLLKDPKLAVKLYFGPCNSYQYRLVGPGQWDGARNAIFTQKQRTLKPLKTRAIKTSSTFPVSFLLKILGLLAVVVAFFSQLQ from the exons ATGTCCTGTTTCAGTGACTTTCCAATGCCTGACGATTTTCCAAACTTCCTGCACAATTCTAAAGTCCTGGAATATTTCAGAATCTTTGCCAAGAAGTTTGATCTACTAAAGTATATTCAGTTCCAG ACAACCGTCCTCAGTGTGAAAAAACACCCGGATTTTGCAACCTCTGGCCAGTGGGTGGTTGTTACTGAGAACAACGGTAAGGAGCAAAGCACTGTCTTTGACGGAGTCATGATCTGCAGCGGCCATCACGTCTTCCCTCATCTCCCACTGGAGTCATTTCCAG GTATCCAGAAGTTCAAAGGCCAGTATTTCCATAGCCGCCAATACAAGCACCCAGAGGGATTTGAAAAGAAACGCATTTTGGTGATTGGAATAGGAAACTCAGCCTCAGATATTGCAGTTGAGTTGTGTAAGAAGGCTGCTCAG GTGTTTATCAGCACCAGACATGGTTCCTGGGTCCTGAGTCGTATCTCTGAAGATGGCTATCCCTGGGACTTGACATTCCTCACCCGCTTTAGAGCCATGCTCTACAATATCGTGCCACGAATTGTTGTAAAATGGGCAATGGAAAAAGTGAGGAGTCAATGGTTCAACCATGAAAATTATGGCCTTGTCCCTCAAAACAA ATACCTTTCAAAAGAGCCTGTCATAAATGATGACCTTCCAAGTCGTATACTCTATGGAGCCATCAAGGTGAAATCAAGAGTGAAAGAGCTCACAGAAACATCTGCCATCTTTGAAGATGGAACAGTGGAAGAGAACATTGACATCATTGTCTTTGCAACAGGATATActgtctcttttcccttccttgaagATCTTGTTAAAGTAGAGAATAATATGGTCTCACTGTACAAATTCATCTTCCCTCCTCAACTGGAGAAGTCAACTCTTGCATGCATCGGTTTAATCCAGCCCCTAGGTCCCATTTTCCCAGCTATTGAACTTCAAGCTCGTTGGGTAACCAGAGTTTTCAAag GCTTATGTACCTTGCCCTCAGAGAGAACTATGATGGAAGACATTATcaagaggaataaaaaaagaattgactg GTTTGGAGAGAGCAAAAGCCAGCTACTGCAGACCAGTTACATCAGCTACGTGGACGAGCTCGCTGTAGAGATAGGTGTGAAGCCAGACATCCTTTCTCTCTTGCTAAAAGATCCTAAACTGGCTGTGAAACTCTATTTTGGGCCGTGCAACTCCTATCAGTATCGTCTGGTTGGGCCTGGACAGTGGGATGGAGCCAGGAATGCCATCTTCACCCAGAAACAAAGGACACTGAAGCCTTTAAAGACACGGGCTATCAAAACCTCATCTACTTTCCCAGTTTCCTTCCTGTTGAAAATCCTGGGGCTTCTTGCTGTTGTGGTGGCCTTTTTTTCCCAACTTCAGTGA
- the LOC122707980 gene encoding dimethylaniline monooxygenase [N-oxide-forming] 2-like isoform X1, producing MAKRVAVIGAGVSGLSSIKCCLDEDLEPICFERSSDIGGLWKFTENVDDGRASIYQSVVTNTSKEMSCFSDFPMPDDFPNFLHNSKVLEYFRIFAKKFDLLKYIQFQTTVLSVKKHPDFATSGQWVVVTENNGKEQSTVFDGVMICSGHHVFPHLPLESFPGIQKFKGQYFHSRQYKHPEGFEKKRILVIGIGNSASDIAVELCKKAAQVFISTRHGSWVLSRISEDGYPWDLTFLTRFRAMLYNIVPRIVVKWAMEKVRSQWFNHENYGLVPQNKYLSKEPVINDDLPSRILYGAIKVKSRVKELTETSAIFEDGTVEENIDIIVFATGYTVSFPFLEDLVKVENNMVSLYKFIFPPQLEKSTLACIGLIQPLGPIFPAIELQARWVTRVFKGLCTLPSERTMMEDIIKRNKKRIDWFGESKSQLLQTSYISYVDELAVEIGVKPDILSLLLKDPKLAVKLYFGPCNSYQYRLVGPGQWDGARNAIFTQKQRTLKPLKTRAIKTSSTFPVSFLLKILGLLAVVVAFFSQLQ from the exons GAAAATGTTGACGATGGCCGAGCAAGCATCTATCAATCCGTCGTCACCAACACCAGCAAAGAAATGTCCTGTTTCAGTGACTTTCCAATGCCTGACGATTTTCCAAACTTCCTGCACAATTCTAAAGTCCTGGAATATTTCAGAATCTTTGCCAAGAAGTTTGATCTACTAAAGTATATTCAGTTCCAG ACAACCGTCCTCAGTGTGAAAAAACACCCGGATTTTGCAACCTCTGGCCAGTGGGTGGTTGTTACTGAGAACAACGGTAAGGAGCAAAGCACTGTCTTTGACGGAGTCATGATCTGCAGCGGCCATCACGTCTTCCCTCATCTCCCACTGGAGTCATTTCCAG GTATCCAGAAGTTCAAAGGCCAGTATTTCCATAGCCGCCAATACAAGCACCCAGAGGGATTTGAAAAGAAACGCATTTTGGTGATTGGAATAGGAAACTCAGCCTCAGATATTGCAGTTGAGTTGTGTAAGAAGGCTGCTCAG GTGTTTATCAGCACCAGACATGGTTCCTGGGTCCTGAGTCGTATCTCTGAAGATGGCTATCCCTGGGACTTGACATTCCTCACCCGCTTTAGAGCCATGCTCTACAATATCGTGCCACGAATTGTTGTAAAATGGGCAATGGAAAAAGTGAGGAGTCAATGGTTCAACCATGAAAATTATGGCCTTGTCCCTCAAAACAA ATACCTTTCAAAAGAGCCTGTCATAAATGATGACCTTCCAAGTCGTATACTCTATGGAGCCATCAAGGTGAAATCAAGAGTGAAAGAGCTCACAGAAACATCTGCCATCTTTGAAGATGGAACAGTGGAAGAGAACATTGACATCATTGTCTTTGCAACAGGATATActgtctcttttcccttccttgaagATCTTGTTAAAGTAGAGAATAATATGGTCTCACTGTACAAATTCATCTTCCCTCCTCAACTGGAGAAGTCAACTCTTGCATGCATCGGTTTAATCCAGCCCCTAGGTCCCATTTTCCCAGCTATTGAACTTCAAGCTCGTTGGGTAACCAGAGTTTTCAAag GCTTATGTACCTTGCCCTCAGAGAGAACTATGATGGAAGACATTATcaagaggaataaaaaaagaattgactg GTTTGGAGAGAGCAAAAGCCAGCTACTGCAGACCAGTTACATCAGCTACGTGGACGAGCTCGCTGTAGAGATAGGTGTGAAGCCAGACATCCTTTCTCTCTTGCTAAAAGATCCTAAACTGGCTGTGAAACTCTATTTTGGGCCGTGCAACTCCTATCAGTATCGTCTGGTTGGGCCTGGACAGTGGGATGGAGCCAGGAATGCCATCTTCACCCAGAAACAAAGGACACTGAAGCCTTTAAAGACACGGGCTATCAAAACCTCATCTACTTTCCCAGTTTCCTTCCTGTTGAAAATCCTGGGGCTTCTTGCTGTTGTGGTGGCCTTTTTTTCCCAACTTCAGTGA